Genomic window (Chitinophagales bacterium):
CCAATCTCCGATGTTTCAAGGTAGAATACAAGGACTTGGACCAAGATATTGTCCTTCTATCGAAGATAAAATAAACCGTTTTGCAGATAAAGATAGACACCAAATTTTTGTTGAACCAGAAGGTTGGAATACGGTAGAAATTTATGTCAATGGTTTTTCTACTTCCTTACCAGAAGAAGTACAATACAAAGCACTTACTAAAATTCCTGGTTTTGAACAAGTAAAAATGTTTCGTCCAGGATATGCCATAGAATACGATTATTTTCCACCAACACAACTCAATCTAACACTAGAAACGAAACTCATTAAAAACCTATTTTTTGCTGGACAAATAAACGGAACTACTGGTTACGAAGAAGCTGCAAGTCAAGGTATGATTGCTGGAATGAATGCTCATTTAGCTATTCAAGAAAAAGAACCATTTGTGTTAAAACGCTCAGAAGCTTATATTGGTGTGTTGATAGATGATTTGGTAAACAAAGGTACTGATGAACCTTATAGAATGTTTACTTCTAGAGCTGAGTTTAGAATTCTATTAAGACAAGATAATGCAGATATTCGTTTAACAGAAATGTCTTATCGTTTAGGTTTTGCAGAAAAAGAAAGATTCGATAGAGTACAAGAAAAGCTAAAAGCAATAGACCAAATCAAATATACATTAGAAGATTTTAGTGTAGATGGCACTCAAATAGATGCTTATTTAGAATCTAAAGAAAGTGCACCGTTACAACAAAAACAAAAAATAGATAAGGTAATTGCCCGACCAAATGTTCACTTAAAAGAGTTGTTGCATCATTTACCTGAGCTACAAGAAGCATTTAATACTTTTGGTGACGAATGTTTAGAACAAGCAGAGTTAGCAATTAAGTACGATGGATATCTGAAAAAAGAACAAGAACAAGTTAAAAAAATGGATAAATTGGAAAATATCAAAATGCGTTCAGACTTTAATTATTTTGATTTACCATCTTTATCTATAGAAGCAAAACAAAAACTAAGCAAAATTAAACCAATTAATCTAGGTCAAGCTTCTAGAATTAGTGGTGTTTCTCCAGCAGATATTGCTGTTTTAATGGTATATTTAGGAAGATAAATGATAAATAGCGTCAAAAAACGACATACAAAAATTTTAATAAGCACATTATTAATAGTGTTCTTTTTTGCTAAATGTGCAGTTATTACTTCGCCAACTGGTGGAGAAAGAGACAAAACACCACCAGAGTTATTAACAGAAATACCAGCTAATAAAACAACCAACTTTAATACGCATCAAATACATTTACAATTTAACGAGTTTGTGCAAGTCAATAATCAACAAAATATCATTGTTTCTCCAAAATTGCAAAATAAACCAAAAATAGAAGTAAAGAAAAACGACATCTATATCTCATTTAAAGATACATTGATACCAAACACGACTTATTCTGTTTTTTTTGGAGATAATATTGTAGATGTAAATGAAAGCAATCCGTTTCCAAATTATACTTTCGTTTTTTCAACAGGCGATTTTATAGATTCATTAGAATTAAAAACCAAAATAGATTTTACAGAAACTAGTATTCCAGATAATTCGTATTTATTGTTGTATAAAGATTTAAACGATTCTGCTTTTTTAAAAGAAGCTCCTTTTTATTTATCAAAAATTGAAAAAGATGGAAGTGCTATCATTCAGCATTTAAAACAAGGTACTTATAAAGTATATGCATTAACCGATTTAAATAACAACTATTACTACGATTTACCTAACGAAAATATTGCTTTTTTAGATTCAGCAATTACAATAGATTCCAATGTAAGCAACATCAAATTAGAATTGTTTACACCAGAACCAAATCAACTTAAAGTATTGCAAACAGATAAAAGTATTGTCAACAATCAATTCAATATTTCGTGGAATAAAAATATATCACCAACAAAAGACCAAATAGCCATTCAGGTATTTCCAGATACGATGATTAATGCCATTGCTTTTCCAAATGGTGAAAAAACAAGTAAAGTCTATTTTCCAAATCTTAGTCAAGATACAGGTCGCATAGGTTTAAAAGTGTTTCACAACAAACAATTAATAGATTCAACTATAAATTTAAGTATCAATAACAAAAAAGAGTTGCTTACTATTTTTAATGATTCTACAATTTATAAAGTTTTTGAAGGATCTGCTTTAAAACTCAAAAGCAATTCTTTTTCTATTTTCAATATCGATTCATCAAAAGTACAATTGTTAGATTCTACTAAGACATCAATTCCTTTTACAATAGAAAAAGACAACGATTGGCAGTCATATCATATAAAAGCACAGTGGCAAGACAACATGAACTATCAATTAGTCTTAGCAGATTCATTTTTGGTAGATTTTGGTCAAAACTATACAAAAATGCAAAAAATTTCCATTTTAGGTCAATCAGTTAAAAAAGCAGGTAACTTATTGATTAACATTGAGTTACAAGAAGAATCACTATATTTAATCGCAAATTTAAAAGATAATCAAGGCAAAGTATTAGATCAACATTTTTTACGCGATTCTCAGACGCTTCAAATCAACTATAAAATGTTACCAGCAGGTCAATATTTTGTAGAAATTATAAAAGACGATAATGACAATGGAATTTGGAACAGCGGAAACTTTGAATTAAAAACATTACCAGAAAAAAAATATAAATCTCAAGCAATTATAATAAAAGAAAATTGGGATAGCGAAGAAACCATAAAAGTAGATTTTAATCAAAAAACAGAATCTACAAATATTAAAAATACAGATACAAAAATACAAAAAGGTTTAGAAGAAAATACGAACGAAATTTTAAATAAAACTACTTCACCAAAAACAAAAGGCGGTCTTCAAAAGTAAATTTCTTGCTTTGGGATTTTTTATTTGTCTAAAATAAAGTCTAAAAATCTAAACAAAAAAATTTTTAATACTTACTACAAACAATCTTACTACTAGAAAAATGACCGTTCACTCAAAATTTCGTCCGTTCACACATTTAATTGGCTTTTTTCAAAATACTGTAATACATTTACAGAAAATATAATATTATGAAAACAATAAAATTAACAACACTAAGCGTAATCTTGTTATTAGCTATTACGCTTATTTCATCATGTAAAAAAGACAAAACAATAGTAACAGAAAATCCATTTACTACTTTATTTAATGATGATGTATTAAGTGACTCAACTTTAAATTATGATTTTATT
Coding sequences:
- the mnmG gene encoding tRNA uridine-5-carboxymethylaminomethyl(34) synthesis enzyme MnmG — translated: MFSQYDVIVVGAGHAGCEAAVAAAKMGSKVLLITMNMQTIAQMSCNPAMGGVAKGQILREIDAMGGYSGIVSDKTMIQFRMLNKSKGPAMWSPRTQNDRMLFHLEWRKMLEETPNIDFWQEMVNGIIVEDNKVVGITTGMGLEIRAKAVVLTNGTFLNGIIHIGEKQFGGGRAGEKAAKGITEQLQNLGFESGRMKTGTPPRIDGRSLNYDKMEIQQGDEDIVGFSFKNIEKPKEQRHCWITYTNTEVHELLKTGFDQSPMFQGRIQGLGPRYCPSIEDKINRFADKDRHQIFVEPEGWNTVEIYVNGFSTSLPEEVQYKALTKIPGFEQVKMFRPGYAIEYDYFPPTQLNLTLETKLIKNLFFAGQINGTTGYEEAASQGMIAGMNAHLAIQEKEPFVLKRSEAYIGVLIDDLVNKGTDEPYRMFTSRAEFRILLRQDNADIRLTEMSYRLGFAEKERFDRVQEKLKAIDQIKYTLEDFSVDGTQIDAYLESKESAPLQQKQKIDKVIARPNVHLKELLHHLPELQEAFNTFGDECLEQAELAIKYDGYLKKEQEQVKKMDKLENIKMRSDFNYFDLPSLSIEAKQKLSKIKPINLGQASRISGVSPADIAVLMVYLGR
- a CDS encoding Ig-like domain-containing protein; this encodes MINSVKKRHTKILISTLLIVFFFAKCAVITSPTGGERDKTPPELLTEIPANKTTNFNTHQIHLQFNEFVQVNNQQNIIVSPKLQNKPKIEVKKNDIYISFKDTLIPNTTYSVFFGDNIVDVNESNPFPNYTFVFSTGDFIDSLELKTKIDFTETSIPDNSYLLLYKDLNDSAFLKEAPFYLSKIEKDGSAIIQHLKQGTYKVYALTDLNNNYYYDLPNENIAFLDSAITIDSNVSNIKLELFTPEPNQLKVLQTDKSIVNNQFNISWNKNISPTKDQIAIQVFPDTMINAIAFPNGEKTSKVYFPNLSQDTGRIGLKVFHNKQLIDSTINLSINNKKELLTIFNDSTIYKVFEGSALKLKSNSFSIFNIDSSKVQLLDSTKTSIPFTIEKDNDWQSYHIKAQWQDNMNYQLVLADSFLVDFGQNYTKMQKISILGQSVKKAGNLLINIELQEESLYLIANLKDNQGKVLDQHFLRDSQTLQINYKMLPAGQYFVEIIKDDNDNGIWNSGNFELKTLPEKKYKSQAIIIKENWDSEETIKVDFNQKTESTNIKNTDTKIQKGLEENTNEILNKTTSPKTKGGLQK